CCGCAGCGGCAGCCGGCGCTCGGTGAGACCACCTCCGGGACCGCCGTCGAGCAGGGCCACCTCGACGGCGTCGGCGTGCGGGGCGTGGACGGCGACGTGCGCGCCACCGTCCCGCAGGTGCAGGCCGAGGGGCCAGGGACCGGAGCGTTCCACGGCGCGCAAGTCTGCCCCAGGGCCGGTCCCGGGCCGTGCCCGGTCGCGGCTACGGTGGACGGGTGAGCGATCCCACTGCACTGCCGAACTTTCCCCCGCCGGAGAGCGAGCACCCGCTGCGAGGCCGGGTGCTCGACGCGCTCATCGACCTCGGCCAGCAGCCGAACGTGGACGCCCAGGGCGACGTGTCGGTCACCGTCCAGCAGCAGAAGCTGTTCGTCCGCTGCGCGGACAAACCGCTCCCGCTCATGCGGGTGTTCGGGCAGTGGCGGATCGGGGAGTCGGTGCCGGCCGACCCGCTGACCCGGCTGCGCGCCGCGAACGACCTCACCGCGCGGAGCAACCTCGTCAAGGCGACCGTCCACGACGACGTGCTGCTCGTCGCCGTCGACCTCGTCGTCCCGCAGCCGGCGCCGCTGCGCCAGCTGCTTCAGGGAGCCTTCGCCGGGATCTTCCAGGCGGTCAAGACCTGGCACGTCGCCGCCGGCGGCACCGCCCCCGGTGACACCGGCGCCGGTCCCCAGGACGCCGGCGGGTCGCCCGGGGGCGACGACCCCCGGGCCTGATGCCCGGCCACCATCCCTGCTCCGACCAGCACCCCTGCGACGAACTGGAGGCACCGTTGGGCGAGTACGTCAGGCTCGAGGTCGACGGCGGTATCGGCACCATCCGGCTGGACCGACCGCCGATGAACGCGCTGAACTCTCAGGTCCAGGAGGAGCTGCGGGCCGCCGCGACGGAGGCCGCCGAGCGGCGCGACGTCGCCGCCGTCGTCGTCTACGGGGGCGAGAAGGTGTTCGCCGCCGGAGCGGACATCAAGGAGATGCAGGCGATGTCGTACACGGACATGGTCGAGCGCTCCACGGCGCTGCAGTCCGCGTTCACCGCCGTCGCGCGGATCCCGAAGCCCACCGTGGCGGCGGTGACCGGCTACGCCCTCGGCGGCGGCTGCGAGCTGGCGCTGTGCTGCGACATGCGGGTGGCCGGCGAGTCCGCCCGCCTCGGTCAGCCGGAGATCCTGCTCGGCATCATCCCCGGCGCCGGCGGCACCCAGCGCCTGCCGCGGCTCGTCGGTCCTTCGCGGGCCAAGGACCTGATCTTCTCCGGTCGGCACGTGACGGCCGACGAGGCGCTGCGGATCGGTCTGGTCGACCGCGTCGTCCCGGACGAGGAGGTCTACACCGCCGCCCGGCAGGGCGTCGAGAGGTACGTCGGGGCCGCCTCGTTCGCCCTACGAGCGGCCAAGGAGGCCGTCGACCGGGGGCTCGAGGTCGACCTGGACACCGGGCTGGCGATCGAGCGGATGCAGTTCACCGGCCTGTTCGCCACCGCCGACAAGGACACCGGCATGAGGTCGTTCGTCGAGGAGGGGCCCGGCAAGGCCCGCTTCGAGGGGCGGTGACCTCCGCCGGCGAGCACTCTGCTGTGGTTCGGCGGGCGGCTGTGGTGTCGGCGGGCGGAGTGGGAAGGGTCACGCCGGCACCGGTTGAGCCCGGGGCTACTCGTAAGTAACCATGGGTCGGAAGCGACGGGTCTCGAGAGCACCGTCACATTCCCGGGACGGTTCCGATCTGGCACCCTGACCGGGGTCCACGGGACCGCCCGGTCCCGCGTCGGCGCACCGCCGACGACGCGAGCACAGGAGGTCGGCCCACGGCCATGAAGATCGTCGTCTTGGTCAAGCACGTCCCTGACGCCCAGGGCGAGCGCACGTTCAACGCCAGCGACAACACCACCGACCGCACCGCGGTCGACGGACTGCTGTCCGAGCTCGACGAGTACGCCGTCGAGGAGGCGCTCAAGCTCAAGGAGTCCGCGGAGGCCGAGGTCGTGGTCCTGACCATGGGCCCGGCGGACGCCGTCGACGCCGTCCGCAAGTCCCTGCAGATGGGCGCCGACTCCGGCGTCCACGTCCTCGACGACGCCCTGCACGGCTCGGACGCCCCGGCGACGTCCCTCGTCCTCGCCCACGCCGTCCGCAAGATCGGCGAGAGCGGCCCGGTCGACCTCGTCCTCACCGGTATGGCGTCCACCGACGGCACGATGGGCGTCGTGCCCGCGATGCTCGCCGAGCGGCTCGGTCTGCCGCAGGTCACCTACGCCTCGGAGCTGACCGTCGGCGACGGCACCGTGACCATCCGGCGGGACGGGGACGCCTCGACGCAGGTCGTCGAGGCGAGCCTGCCTGCGGTGGTCAGCGTCACCGACCAGATCAACGAGCCCCGTTACCCCTCGTTCAAGGGGATCATGGCGGCGAAGAAGAAGCCGGTCGAGACCTGGTCGCTCGCCGACCTCGGCCTCGACCCCTCCCAGGTCGGGCTGGCCGCCGCCTGGACGAAGGTCGAGTCCTTCACCGCTCGTCCCCCGAGGACCCAGGGCGAGGTCGTCACCGACGAGGGCGACGGCGGCGTGAAGCTCGCCGAGTTCCTCGTCTCCCGCAAGTTCGTCTGACCGGCGTCGTCCACGCCACGAAGGAGGAGAACCTCAGATGACCGAGGTCCTCGTGCTCGTCGACCACGTCGACGGCGCCGTCCGCAAGACCACTCACGAGCTGCTCACCATCGCCCGCCGGATCGGCGAGCCCGCCGCCGTGCTCATCGGTGACGGCTTCGACGCCGCCCGTCCCTCGCTCGCCGAGTACGGCGCCGCGAAGGTGTACGTCGTGCCGTCCGGCGACGTCACCGACTACCTCGTCGCGCCCACGGCGGAGGTGCTCGCCCAGCTCGTCGAGCAGGCCTCGCCGGCCGCGGTGCTGCTGCCCTCCAACGCCGAGGCCAAGGAGGTCGCGGCCCGGCTGTCCATCAAGACCGGCAGCGGCCTGATCACCGACGCGGTCGACGTCCAGGCGGACGGCGGGCTGCGCACCACCCAGTCGGTGTTCGCCGGCTCCTACACGGTGGAGGCCACCGTCACCACCGGCACCCCGATCATCACCGTCAAGCCGAACTCGACGACCCCCGAGCCGGCCCCGGCTGCCGCCGAGCGGGTCGACGTCACGCCGACCGTGTCCGAGGCGGCCAGGACCGCCCGGGTGACCGAGCGCAGGCCGCGCGAGAAGAGCGGCCGCCCCGAGCTCACCGAGGCGGCCATCGTCGTCTCCGGCGGGCGGGGCACGAACGGCGACTTCGGTCCGGTGGAGGCGTTCGCCGACGCGCTCGGGGCGGCGGTCGGTGCCTCCCGCGCTGCTGTGGACGCCGGCTGGTACCCGCACGCGAACCAGGTCGGGCAGACCGGCAAGACGGTCTCGCCGCAGCTGTACGTCGCCGCGGGCATCTCCGGGGCGATCCAGCACCGGGCCGGGATGCAGACCTCGAAGACCATCGTCGCGGTCAACAAGGACGAGGAGGCGCCGATCTTCGAGCTCGTCGACTTCGGCGTCGTCGGTGACCTGTTCACCGTGCTGCCGCAGGCCACCGAGGAGATCCTCCGCCGCAAGGGCTGAGACCCGGCGCGTCGTCGAGCCGACCTAGACTCCTCGGTCGTGACGGCCTACCTCGACCACGCGGCGACCACGCCGATGCTGCCGGAGGCGGTGGCAGCGATGACGGCCGAGCTCACCGCCGTGGGCAACGCCTCGTCGCTGCACACCTCCGGCCGGCGTGCCCGCCGGGTGGTCGAGGAGTCCCGGGAGCTGCTCGCGGCCGCGCTCGGTGCCCGCCCGGGCGAGGTCGTCCTGACCGCCAGCGGCACCGAGGCCGACAACCTCGCGGTCAAGGGGCTGTTCTGGGCCCGCCGGGACGCCGACCCGCGCCGGCGCCGCGTGCTCGCCTCGGCGGTGGAGCACCACGCCGTCCTCGACGCGCTGGAGTGGCTCGCCGTCCACGAGGACGCCGAGGTCGTCCTGCTGCCCGTCGACACGGTCGGCCGGGTGGACGTCGACGCCCTGCGCGCCGAGCTGGCCGCCGACCCCGGGTCCGTCGCCCTGGTGACGGTGATGTGGGCGAACAACGAGGTCGGCACGGTCCAGCCGGTCGCCGACGTGGTCGCCGCCGCGGCCGAGTACGGCGTCCCGGTGCACTCCGACGCCGTCCAGGCGGTCGGGGCGCTGCCCGTCGACTTCACCGCCAGCGGGCTGGACGCGCTCACCGTCTCGGCGCACAAGCTCGGTGGTCCGGTCGGAGCCGGGGCCCTGCTGCTGCGCCGCGGCGTCGACGTCGTCCCGCTGCTGCACGGCGGTGGCCAGGAGCGCGGGGTGCGCTCGGGCACGCTGGCTGCCGCCTCCTTCCGGGGCTTCGCGGTGGCCGCGGACACCGCGGTGCGCCGCCGCCCGCAGACCGCCGCACGGGTGGCCGCCCTGCGCGACCGGCTCGTCGCCGGGTTGCTCGAGACGGTGCCGGACGTCGTCCTGCGCGGCGACCCGGACCCGGCCGGACGGCTTCCCGGCAACGTGCACATCACCGTGCCCGGCTGCGAGGGGGACTCGCTGCTCTACCTGCTCGACGCCCGTGGCGTGGAGTGCTCGACCGGGTCCGCCTGCCAGGCCGGGGTCGCCCGGCCGAGCCACGTGCTGCTCGCCATGGGCCTGGACGAGCAGACCGCCTCGGGCGCGCTGCGGCTCACCCTCGGCGCGGCCTCGACCGAGCAGGACGTCGACGCGGTGCTCGAGGCCATCGGGCCGGTGGTGCAGCGGGCCCGTTCAGCCGGGCTGGCCGCGGCCGCGCCCCGGGTGGCGTCGTGAGGGTCCTGGCCGCGATGAGCGGCGGGGTCGACTCGGCCGTCGCCGCGGCCCGCGCGGTCGACGCCGGCCACGACGTCGTCGGCGTCCACCTGGCCCTGTCCCGGGAACCGGCCGGGGAGCGGACCGGCGCCCGCGGCTGCTGCACGGTCGAGGACGCCCACGACGCCCGGCGCACCGCCGACGTCCTCGGCGTCCCGTTCTACGTCTGGGACCTGTCCGCGCGCTTCGCGACCGACGTCGTCGACGTCTTCACCGCCGAGTACGCGGCCGGTCGCACACCCAACCCGTGCCTGCTGTGCAACCAGCGGATCAAGTTCTCCGCGCTGCTCGACCGCGCCCTGGCGCTCGGCTTCGACGCCGTCGCCACCGGGCACTACGCCCGGATCGCGCCGGGCCCGGACGGCCGGCCCGCCCTGCACCGGGCGGCCGACCGCGTCAAGGACCAGTCGTACGTGCTGTCGGTGGTGCCCGCCGCCCGGCTGGCCCACGCGCTGTTCCCGCTCGGGGACGCGGTGGACAAGGCCGCCGTGCGCGCCGAGGCGGCTGAGCGCGGGCTCGCCGTGGCCGGGAAGCCGGACAGCCACGACATCTGCTTCGTCCCGGACGGCGACACCCGCGGCTGGCTGGCTCGCCGGCTGCCGCCGCAGCGTCCCGGCCCCGTCGTGGACACCGCCGGGCAGGTCGTCGGCAGCCACGACGGCGCCGCCGGGCACACCGTCGGCCAGCGGCGCGGACTCCGGCTGGGCACCCCGGCGCCGGACGGCCGGCCCCGCTACGTGCTCGACGTCTCGGTGGCCACGAACACCATCACGGTCGGCTCGGCCGAGGACCTCGGCGTGGACCGGGTCGCCGGCACCGGGCCGGTCTGGTGCGGCCCACCGGCCCAGCCCGGTGCCGTCGTCGGCGTGCAGGTCCGCGCGCACGGGGAAGAGGTGCCGGGCACCGTCACCGAGGCCGGCGAGCGGCTCGTGGTCGCCCTGCACCGGCCGGTGCGCGGGGTCGCCCCCGGGCAGACGGCCGCCCTGTACGACGGCGACCGCGTCGTCGGCAGCGCCACCGTCGAGGCGGCGGGGCGCGACCGGTGACCCGCGCCACCGGTATCGGCTCCTGGCCCGGGGCCGACCCGCTGGAGGCCGCTCGCACGGTGCTCGGCGAGCTCGGCGCCGGCCACCTGCCGCACCTCGTCGAGCTGCCCGCACGCGGTCCCGGCGCCGACCTGACGGGGCGAGCGGC
This DNA window, taken from Kineosporiaceae bacterium SCSIO 59966, encodes the following:
- a CDS encoding electron transfer flavoprotein subunit alpha/FixB family protein, giving the protein MTEVLVLVDHVDGAVRKTTHELLTIARRIGEPAAVLIGDGFDAARPSLAEYGAAKVYVVPSGDVTDYLVAPTAEVLAQLVEQASPAAVLLPSNAEAKEVAARLSIKTGSGLITDAVDVQADGGLRTTQSVFAGSYTVEATVTTGTPIITVKPNSTTPEPAPAAAERVDVTPTVSEAARTARVTERRPREKSGRPELTEAAIVVSGGRGTNGDFGPVEAFADALGAAVGASRAAVDAGWYPHANQVGQTGKTVSPQLYVAAGISGAIQHRAGMQTSKTIVAVNKDEEAPIFELVDFGVVGDLFTVLPQATEEILRRKG
- a CDS encoding cysteine desulfurase, translated to MTAYLDHAATTPMLPEAVAAMTAELTAVGNASSLHTSGRRARRVVEESRELLAAALGARPGEVVLTASGTEADNLAVKGLFWARRDADPRRRRVLASAVEHHAVLDALEWLAVHEDAEVVLLPVDTVGRVDVDALRAELAADPGSVALVTVMWANNEVGTVQPVADVVAAAAEYGVPVHSDAVQAVGALPVDFTASGLDALTVSAHKLGGPVGAGALLLRRGVDVVPLLHGGGQERGVRSGTLAAASFRGFAVAADTAVRRRPQTAARVAALRDRLVAGLLETVPDVVLRGDPDPAGRLPGNVHITVPGCEGDSLLYLLDARGVECSTGSACQAGVARPSHVLLAMGLDEQTASGALRLTLGAASTEQDVDAVLEAIGPVVQRARSAGLAAAAPRVAS
- a CDS encoding electron transfer flavoprotein subunit beta/FixA family protein, with translation MKIVVLVKHVPDAQGERTFNASDNTTDRTAVDGLLSELDEYAVEEALKLKESAEAEVVVLTMGPADAVDAVRKSLQMGADSGVHVLDDALHGSDAPATSLVLAHAVRKIGESGPVDLVLTGMASTDGTMGVVPAMLAERLGLPQVTYASELTVGDGTVTIRRDGDASTQVVEASLPAVVSVTDQINEPRYPSFKGIMAAKKKPVETWSLADLGLDPSQVGLAAAWTKVESFTARPPRTQGEVVTDEGDGGVKLAEFLVSRKFV
- the mnmA gene encoding tRNA 2-thiouridine(34) synthase MnmA, with the protein product MSGGVDSAVAAARAVDAGHDVVGVHLALSREPAGERTGARGCCTVEDAHDARRTADVLGVPFYVWDLSARFATDVVDVFTAEYAAGRTPNPCLLCNQRIKFSALLDRALALGFDAVATGHYARIAPGPDGRPALHRAADRVKDQSYVLSVVPAARLAHALFPLGDAVDKAAVRAEAAERGLAVAGKPDSHDICFVPDGDTRGWLARRLPPQRPGPVVDTAGQVVGSHDGAAGHTVGQRRGLRLGTPAPDGRPRYVLDVSVATNTITVGSAEDLGVDRVAGTGPVWCGPPAQPGAVVGVQVRAHGEEVPGTVTEAGERLVVALHRPVRGVAPGQTAALYDGDRVVGSATVEAAGRDR
- a CDS encoding enoyl-CoA hydratase/isomerase family protein, translating into MPGHHPCSDQHPCDELEAPLGEYVRLEVDGGIGTIRLDRPPMNALNSQVQEELRAAATEAAERRDVAAVVVYGGEKVFAAGADIKEMQAMSYTDMVERSTALQSAFTAVARIPKPTVAAVTGYALGGGCELALCCDMRVAGESARLGQPEILLGIIPGAGGTQRLPRLVGPSRAKDLIFSGRHVTADEALRIGLVDRVVPDEEVYTAARQGVERYVGAASFALRAAKEAVDRGLEVDLDTGLAIERMQFTGLFATADKDTGMRSFVEEGPGKARFEGR